A genomic region of Lysinibacillus sp. 2017 contains the following coding sequences:
- a CDS encoding 2-isopropylmalate synthase — protein MRTIDIFDTTLRDGEQSAGINLNTAEKIEIAKQLERLGVTIIEAGFPASSPGDFEAVSLIAKTVKNSIVTGLARAVKSDIDAVWEAIKHAEQPHVHTFIATSPIHMEYKLKKTPDEIVEQAVAAVKYAKEKFSLVEFSAEDAFRSDKEFLVRILSEVIAVGATTVNVPDTVGYASPEEYGALFRYLRENVRGAENVKFSAHCHDDLGMAVANSIAAIQNGADQVECTINGIGERAGNAALEEIGVALHIRKDFYGVETGLNLKEIKRTSQMVSRLTNVVIQPNKAVVGKNAFAHESGIHQDGVLKNPETYEIISPALIGEDDVALVLGKHSGRAAFRDRAETMGFHLSDEKLNKAFAEFKKLADRKKEITEDDLTTILIEQQVSIEDVALFELKSVQVQYGTENIPTATASVITPDGDVKTLAATGSGSVEAIFNTLEQLVNGKVNILDYRVKSVGKGRDALGEAVINLKYNGYTSTGRDSAIDVLEASAKAYLNAINRQLIQQQVREEQVIG, from the coding sequence ATGAGAACAATTGATATCTTTGATACAACATTGCGCGACGGGGAACAATCAGCTGGTATTAATTTAAACACTGCTGAGAAAATCGAAATCGCCAAGCAATTAGAAAGATTAGGTGTCACAATTATTGAGGCGGGATTCCCTGCCTCATCTCCAGGTGACTTTGAAGCGGTATCCCTAATCGCGAAAACTGTTAAAAACTCGATCGTAACGGGCTTAGCTCGTGCTGTGAAAAGTGATATTGATGCGGTGTGGGAAGCAATTAAACATGCAGAACAACCACATGTACACACGTTTATAGCTACAAGCCCTATTCATATGGAGTATAAACTAAAGAAAACACCAGATGAGATTGTTGAACAAGCTGTAGCTGCGGTCAAATATGCGAAAGAAAAATTTTCATTAGTTGAATTTTCTGCAGAAGATGCCTTTCGTTCAGATAAAGAATTTTTAGTACGTATTCTTAGCGAAGTTATTGCGGTTGGTGCAACAACTGTGAATGTTCCAGATACAGTAGGCTATGCTTCACCAGAGGAGTATGGTGCGTTATTCCGCTACCTACGAGAAAATGTACGCGGTGCAGAAAACGTTAAATTTTCCGCGCATTGTCACGATGATTTAGGAATGGCAGTAGCCAACTCAATTGCAGCAATTCAAAATGGTGCAGACCAAGTCGAATGTACGATTAACGGAATTGGCGAACGTGCAGGAAACGCTGCATTAGAGGAAATTGGTGTTGCTCTTCACATTCGTAAAGATTTTTACGGTGTTGAAACAGGCCTAAACTTGAAAGAAATTAAACGAACATCGCAAATGGTGAGTCGTTTAACGAACGTAGTCATTCAACCGAACAAAGCGGTTGTTGGCAAAAATGCATTTGCGCATGAATCAGGTATTCACCAAGATGGCGTGTTAAAAAATCCTGAAACATATGAAATCATTTCACCTGCATTAATTGGTGAGGATGATGTGGCGTTAGTGTTAGGTAAGCATTCGGGACGTGCAGCATTTAGAGATCGTGCTGAAACAATGGGCTTCCATTTATCAGATGAAAAACTTAACAAAGCGTTTGCAGAGTTTAAAAAGCTAGCAGATCGCAAAAAAGAAATCACTGAAGATGATTTAACAACTATCTTAATCGAACAACAAGTTTCAATTGAAGATGTGGCATTATTCGAATTGAAATCCGTACAAGTTCAATATGGTACAGAAAATATTCCAACAGCGACGGCTTCTGTTATTACACCAGATGGAGATGTAAAAACATTAGCTGCTACCGGTTCAGGCTCAGTGGAAGCGATTTTCAATACGTTAGAACAACTTGTTAATGGAAAAGTAAACATTTTAGATTATCGCGTGAAATCAGTAGGAAAAGGTCGCGACGCACTTGGGGAAGCAGTCATTAATTTAAAATACAACGGCTACACTTCAACAGGTCGTGATTCGGCCATAGATGTACTAGAAGCATCAGCGAAAGCCTACTTAAATGCGATTAATCGTCAACTCATCCAACAACAAGTACGCGAAGAACAAGTAATCGGTTAA
- the leuD gene encoding 3-isopropylmalate dehydratase small subunit, producing the protein MKPINIVNSIYAPLDRKNVDTDQIISKEFLKRIERTGFGEFVFYHWRFDKDGNPNTDFVLNKPQFNGAEILVAQDNFGCGSSREHAPWAILDYGFRVVIAPSFADIFHNNCFKNGILPIKLTEAECDELLEKGLAQAQAIEVNLEAQTVTTSYGKTYEFSMDPYYKEMLLNGWDEISLTFKYDDQIAEYEKNRIAY; encoded by the coding sequence ATGAAACCGATAAATATCGTCAACAGCATTTACGCGCCACTTGATCGAAAAAATGTCGATACCGACCAAATTATTTCAAAGGAATTCCTGAAACGTATTGAACGTACTGGGTTTGGCGAGTTCGTATTTTATCATTGGCGTTTTGATAAAGACGGCAATCCAAATACAGATTTTGTATTAAACAAACCGCAATTTAACGGGGCTGAAATTTTAGTTGCGCAAGATAACTTTGGATGTGGTTCTTCACGTGAGCATGCACCGTGGGCTATTTTAGATTATGGCTTCCGCGTTGTCATTGCACCGTCTTTCGCAGACATTTTCCACAATAACTGCTTTAAAAACGGGATTTTACCGATTAAGCTGACAGAAGCCGAGTGTGATGAACTACTTGAAAAAGGACTTGCACAAGCGCAAGCGATCGAAGTAAACCTAGAAGCACAGACAGTAACAACAAGCTATGGCAAAACGTATGAATTTTCGATGGATCCGTACTATAAAGAAATGCTACTTAATGGCTGGGATGAAATATCGCTAACATTTAAATACGACGACCAAATCGCGGAGTACGAGAAAAATCGTATTGCATATTAG
- a CDS encoding ABC transporter substrate-binding protein, translating to MKNLWGCFGVFIIGLIIISFIVSYWYFIVGAIALYFGVKWYINYTKNKKQQKIEETQNLQVLENQSTIEYKMERLLTLSNLTDPNDEKRQDYLSKSELNLRDYWYKYLDLRAKLFLNDTPTYREEEVIHLMCDELLLRIDNVEVEVSDKVRMEFIKENLTPLLRDVVDIMEGIRPTNSINVDAYNLLKQTK from the coding sequence ATGAAGAATTTATGGGGTTGTTTTGGCGTTTTTATTATTGGTTTGATTATCATTAGCTTTATTGTGAGTTATTGGTATTTTATAGTAGGAGCCATTGCGCTCTATTTTGGTGTGAAGTGGTATATCAACTACACAAAAAACAAAAAACAACAGAAAATAGAAGAGACGCAAAATTTACAAGTATTGGAAAATCAATCTACCATTGAATATAAAATGGAAAGACTTTTAACATTATCAAATCTTACAGATCCAAATGATGAGAAACGTCAAGATTATTTGTCTAAAAGTGAGCTTAATTTACGCGATTATTGGTATAAATATTTAGACTTACGTGCTAAATTATTTTTAAATGATACACCTACATATCGTGAAGAAGAAGTAATACACCTAATGTGCGATGAACTGCTTTTACGAATAGATAACGTTGAAGTTGAAGTTTCTGATAAAGTGAGAATGGAATTTATTAAGGAAAATCTAACACCATTGTTACGAGATGTTGTGGACATTATGGAAGGTATTCGTCCAACGAATTCGATAAACGTTGATGCTTACAATCTTTTAAAACAAACGAAATAA
- the leuB gene encoding 3-isopropylmalate dehydrogenase, translated as MEKKITVLPGDGIGPEVVSSAIKVLQVIGKRFNHTFHLKYATIGGAAIDQFNNPLPDETIELCEQSDAILLGAVGGPKWDNNPPELRPEKGLLKIRKHFDLFANLRPVKAFPSLLASSPLKREVAENVDLMIVRELTGGLYFGEPRRKTDAGAIDTCVYSRQEIERIVDNAFELARLRRGKLCSVDKANVLDTSRLWREIVEEKKKQYPDVETEHNLVDSVAMKLITNPGQYDVIVTENLFGDILSDEASVITGSLGVLPSASIRGDNFGLYEPVHGSAPEIAGLGVANPAATILSVAMMLQYSFGLKEEAAEIERAVSAVFEDGYYTADLAQEHKRTLSTDEWTEKVLNEIDASFVSESIMISYN; from the coding sequence ATGGAAAAGAAAATTACAGTACTACCTGGTGACGGCATTGGTCCAGAGGTTGTATCAAGTGCCATTAAAGTACTACAAGTAATTGGGAAACGATTTAATCATACGTTTCATTTAAAATATGCAACAATTGGTGGTGCAGCGATTGATCAATTTAACAATCCACTACCTGATGAAACAATTGAACTTTGCGAGCAAAGTGATGCCATTTTATTAGGTGCAGTAGGTGGTCCTAAATGGGATAACAATCCACCAGAATTACGACCTGAAAAAGGGTTATTAAAAATCCGAAAGCACTTTGATTTATTTGCAAATTTACGTCCTGTTAAAGCATTCCCAAGTTTACTTGCTTCTTCCCCATTAAAACGTGAAGTTGCGGAAAATGTAGACTTAATGATCGTCCGCGAATTAACAGGAGGGCTATACTTCGGTGAACCTCGTAGAAAAACAGATGCAGGTGCTATTGATACATGTGTGTATTCACGTCAAGAAATTGAGCGTATTGTCGACAACGCATTTGAGTTAGCAAGACTTCGCCGAGGTAAACTATGCTCAGTAGATAAAGCGAACGTACTTGATACATCACGTTTATGGCGTGAAATCGTTGAAGAAAAGAAAAAGCAGTACCCAGATGTAGAAACAGAACATAACTTAGTGGACTCAGTAGCGATGAAATTAATTACAAACCCAGGACAATATGATGTAATCGTTACTGAAAACCTATTCGGTGACATTTTAAGTGATGAAGCCTCTGTTATTACAGGTTCACTTGGCGTATTACCTTCTGCATCCATTCGTGGCGATAATTTCGGACTTTATGAGCCAGTGCATGGTTCAGCACCAGAAATTGCGGGGCTTGGTGTCGCAAATCCTGCAGCAACGATCCTTTCGGTGGCAATGATGCTCCAATATTCATTCGGTTTAAAAGAAGAAGCAGCAGAAATCGAACGCGCGGTAAGTGCCGTATTTGAAGACGGTTACTACACAGCAGATCTAGCGCAAGAACATAAACGTACGCTGTCAACAGATGAATGGACAGAAAAAGTATTAAATGAAATCGATGCAAGCTTTGTTTCAGAAAGCATTATGATTTCGTATAACTAA
- a CDS encoding ABC transporter ATP-binding protein: protein MSEKLLAVQDLRVSFITGETEFEAVKGVSFHVNKGETVGIVGESGSGKSVTARSIMRLLPSPPSFLKSGTIEFQGKNLITQTEKQMEGIRGKDISMIFQDPMTSTNPTIRIGEQIAEGLIKHQSLSKKEAHAKTIELLKSVGIKNSVERYNQYPHEFSGGMRQRVMIAMALACNPELLIADEPTTALDVTIQAQILSLMKQMQERLGTSIILITHDLGVVAGMCDRVIVMKEGEVVEEGTTEEIFANPQHPYTQRLLNALPKLHEKKEPKLAPNVDPDVDLNIPLVEVKNISKHFELNKGNVLKAVNDLSFQIYPGETLGLVGESGSGKSTTGRTLLQLHEPTDGEVLYKGVPVTRLTKNELKSMRRHMQIIFQDPYSSLNPRKKVLDIIGEALDVHKLVKSSDERRARVEELLELVGLNKEHALRYPHEFSGGQRQRIGIARALAVEPNFIVCDEPLSALDVSIQKQVVDLLKDLQQRLGLTYLFIAHDLSMVKHISDRVAVMYGGKIVELAESEELYANPQHPYTKMLLNSIPIPDPAIEKQKKRQVMTEEELMANRFDVENTKLVEVSPGHWVAV from the coding sequence ATGAGTGAAAAACTACTAGCAGTGCAGGATTTACGCGTTTCATTTATTACGGGAGAAACGGAATTTGAAGCTGTTAAAGGTGTCAGCTTCCATGTAAATAAAGGGGAAACGGTTGGAATTGTTGGAGAATCAGGTAGTGGAAAAAGTGTAACCGCTCGTTCGATTATGCGTTTACTACCATCCCCTCCCTCATTTTTAAAATCTGGTACGATTGAATTTCAAGGGAAAAATTTGATTACCCAAACTGAAAAACAAATGGAAGGTATTCGAGGAAAAGATATTAGTATGATTTTCCAAGACCCTATGACATCAACCAATCCAACCATTCGAATCGGTGAACAAATTGCAGAAGGCTTAATTAAGCACCAGAGCTTATCAAAAAAAGAAGCCCATGCGAAAACGATTGAACTATTAAAGTCAGTCGGTATTAAAAATAGCGTAGAGCGTTACAATCAATATCCACATGAATTTAGTGGTGGAATGCGTCAGCGTGTCATGATTGCAATGGCGCTTGCTTGTAATCCCGAGCTACTAATCGCTGATGAACCAACGACCGCTTTAGACGTAACGATTCAAGCCCAAATTTTGTCGTTAATGAAGCAAATGCAAGAGCGTTTGGGTACATCGATTATTTTAATTACCCATGATTTAGGTGTCGTTGCTGGCATGTGTGACCGCGTCATTGTTATGAAAGAAGGCGAAGTTGTTGAAGAAGGTACAACGGAAGAAATTTTCGCAAATCCGCAGCACCCCTATACGCAGCGTCTACTCAATGCATTGCCGAAGCTTCATGAAAAGAAAGAACCTAAATTGGCCCCAAATGTTGATCCAGATGTCGATTTAAACATCCCATTAGTAGAAGTTAAAAATATATCAAAGCACTTTGAATTGAATAAAGGAAATGTGCTCAAGGCCGTCAATGATTTATCATTCCAAATTTATCCTGGTGAAACACTGGGTCTTGTAGGTGAATCAGGTTCAGGGAAATCTACCACAGGACGTACCCTTCTTCAATTACATGAACCAACTGATGGTGAAGTACTGTATAAAGGTGTACCTGTGACACGATTGACGAAAAATGAATTAAAAAGCATGCGACGTCATATGCAAATCATTTTCCAAGATCCCTATTCATCTTTAAACCCGCGGAAAAAGGTACTCGATATAATCGGTGAAGCACTTGATGTGCATAAATTAGTAAAATCGAGTGATGAGCGTCGCGCTCGCGTAGAGGAACTATTAGAACTTGTTGGCTTAAATAAAGAACACGCACTCCGTTATCCACATGAATTTAGTGGTGGGCAACGTCAGCGTATCGGTATAGCCCGCGCACTAGCGGTAGAGCCTAACTTTATTGTATGCGATGAGCCATTATCTGCGCTTGATGTGTCGATTCAAAAGCAGGTTGTAGATTTACTGAAGGACCTGCAGCAACGTCTTGGCCTGACGTATTTATTCATTGCGCATGATTTGTCGATGGTGAAGCATATTAGTGACCGAGTAGCGGTAATGTATGGTGGGAAAATTGTCGAACTTGCGGAAAGTGAAGAGCTCTACGCGAATCCACAGCATCCATATACGAAAATGCTGCTGAATTCCATCCCAATACCTGACCCTGCGATTGAAAAACAAAAGAAGCGTCAAGTGATGACTGAAGAAGAACTGATGGCGAACCGCTTTGATGTGGAGAATACGAAGTTAGTTGAAGTAAGTCCCGGACATTGGGTAGCTGTGTAA
- a CDS encoding ABC transporter permease, producing the protein MSNLFYESYVKNASKKGYMFAYTVLGILVHIVTLTMYYVSGSKSKNEEFTAPIKKNLLDDGTVTTWQQQYEQQERTKLTFFNQEIDEQKVRTIAQQLAEQKLQREVEKQMALHGIEQSTYKNYFSQRLKNPTFLILSLIPGIVMYLLLLVTSNSFVRFIFERLIQSVFVIIGVATLVFTILYISPFDPARNLLGVEATPDQVANFNTLYGLDQPYLVQLWHSLSGLFTFDLGTSFAGKEDVTQSILNKFPVTLEIALFSLLMAVAIAIPVGIISAVRPNSFVDYVFMFVALIGLSIPSFWQGLIFILTFSLELKWFPATYNPNNWMSLVLPIVVLGTTLTASIARMTRSSMLEVINEDYIITAKAKGLSGRKVITKHAIRNAMIPIITVIGLLFGGMLGGASVIEKVFNISGLGSYIVDKQFIPDIPAILGGVVYIAITISIVNMIIDILYAFFDPRIRSKMKKS; encoded by the coding sequence ATATCAAACTTGTTTTACGAAAGCTATGTTAAAAATGCTTCGAAAAAAGGTTATATGTTCGCGTACACAGTACTTGGGATACTCGTGCATATAGTTACGTTAACGATGTATTATGTTAGCGGATCCAAATCTAAAAATGAAGAATTTACCGCACCAATCAAGAAAAACCTGCTTGATGATGGCACTGTTACAACATGGCAACAACAGTACGAACAGCAAGAACGTACGAAATTAACTTTTTTCAATCAAGAAATAGATGAACAAAAAGTTCGTACAATAGCACAGCAACTCGCTGAGCAAAAATTGCAGCGCGAAGTGGAAAAACAGATGGCCTTACATGGGATTGAACAAAGTACATATAAAAACTACTTTAGTCAACGTTTAAAAAATCCTACATTTTTAATTTTGAGTCTAATTCCTGGTATAGTAATGTACTTACTTTTATTAGTCACGAGTAATTCATTTGTCCGCTTCATTTTCGAACGCTTAATACAAAGTGTATTCGTGATAATAGGGGTTGCAACATTAGTATTTACGATTTTGTACATATCACCATTTGATCCAGCGAGAAATTTACTTGGGGTTGAAGCAACACCCGATCAGGTGGCGAATTTCAACACGCTCTATGGCTTAGATCAACCGTACCTCGTGCAATTGTGGCATTCTTTATCCGGACTATTTACGTTTGATTTAGGAACATCGTTTGCTGGGAAGGAAGATGTGACACAAAGTATATTAAATAAATTTCCAGTGACATTAGAAATCGCACTGTTCTCCTTATTAATGGCAGTAGCAATTGCAATTCCAGTAGGGATTATTTCTGCGGTACGTCCAAATTCATTTGTTGATTACGTATTTATGTTCGTTGCATTAATCGGGCTTTCCATTCCGAGCTTCTGGCAAGGGTTAATTTTCATTTTAACGTTCTCATTAGAATTAAAATGGTTCCCAGCCACATATAATCCAAACAATTGGATGTCTCTTGTTCTGCCAATTGTAGTGCTTGGAACAACGCTTACTGCATCCATTGCACGTATGACGCGTTCGAGCATGTTGGAAGTAATTAATGAGGATTACATTATTACTGCAAAAGCAAAAGGACTAAGCGGTCGCAAGGTCATTACTAAGCATGCGATTCGTAATGCGATGATTCCGATTATTACAGTCATTGGATTATTATTCGGTGGGATGCTTGGTGGTGCCTCAGTAATAGAGAAGGTATTCAATATTAGCGGACTTGGTAGCTATATTGTCGATAAACAATTTATTCCGGACATTCCGGCAATTTTAGGCGGAGTTGTTTATATTGCGATTACGATTTCAATCGTGAATATGATTATTGATATTTTATACGCGTTCTTTGATCCGCGCATTCGTTCAAAAATGAAAAAGTCTTAG
- a CDS encoding ABC transporter permease: MKFISDVKLLLKITQEYVNAQFTIAFSAIFSLLFLLYSFNFTQGVWRPYVLAFFVLYLITTIYVVVASLLIKKDLANSHEITKRTRLLGIPLILTIFVGNVFAAGFGFMLATKNKTAEYTFAVYAFNTQVFIILISGLNIFKPYVVDTFLLAMGAFVVLAVVYLVVAFLISRYVTVSFAPKWMLPLGILMLLPVLTGNFFSLLLGITLIRKARNSDPSAIEKWQKTWNKILRNTMAVFGLFFIVFMFSLSVVSSWTFDYDFAVENNYNVLLQTPTLEYPLGTDNFGRDLFSRIVFGAQISLIVGFCATFIPAIIGGALGAISGYYGKSTDNIIMRALDILYAIPGILLAIAIIAAFGANTTNLIIALSVGAIPTYARTMRANVLQISNYEFVESARALGASDSSIIFKHIVPNAMAPMIVKATLTIGGAVISTSSLSFLGLGIEPHIPEWGNILKVGSTYLESHSYLAIFPGLCIMLLVLSFNFFGDGLRDALDPKSN, encoded by the coding sequence GTGAAATTCATATCAGATGTAAAACTGCTTTTGAAAATAACACAAGAATATGTAAATGCACAGTTTACCATTGCTTTTTCTGCGATTTTTTCATTGTTGTTTTTACTTTACAGTTTTAATTTTACACAAGGGGTTTGGCGACCTTACGTACTCGCGTTTTTCGTCCTTTATCTAATTACAACCATCTACGTGGTGGTCGCATCTCTTCTTATAAAAAAGGATTTAGCGAATAGCCATGAAATTACAAAGCGTACGCGTTTACTTGGAATTCCACTGATTTTAACGATTTTCGTTGGGAATGTGTTTGCGGCAGGCTTTGGTTTTATGCTCGCAACCAAAAATAAAACAGCGGAATATACATTTGCGGTGTATGCATTCAATACACAAGTTTTCATTATTCTTATTTCAGGGCTGAATATTTTTAAGCCATATGTAGTGGATACATTTTTACTCGCAATGGGGGCATTTGTCGTACTTGCGGTTGTTTACTTAGTCGTAGCGTTTTTAATTTCACGCTATGTGACTGTGAGCTTTGCGCCAAAATGGATGTTACCACTTGGAATTTTGATGTTGCTTCCGGTATTAACCGGAAATTTCTTCTCCTTATTACTCGGTATTACGCTTATTCGAAAAGCGCGCAACAGTGATCCATCAGCTATAGAGAAATGGCAAAAGACATGGAACAAAATTTTGCGTAATACGATGGCAGTATTTGGGTTATTTTTCATCGTCTTTATGTTTAGTTTATCGGTCGTAAGCTCATGGACATTTGACTATGACTTCGCTGTCGAAAACAATTATAATGTGCTCCTGCAAACACCGACGCTTGAATATCCGTTAGGGACTGATAATTTTGGTCGCGATTTATTTTCACGAATTGTATTCGGTGCGCAAATTTCGTTAATTGTAGGTTTTTGTGCCACATTTATTCCGGCCATTATTGGTGGAGCACTTGGAGCAATTTCGGGTTATTACGGGAAATCCACGGACAACATCATTATGCGTGCCCTTGATATTCTGTATGCGATTCCTGGTATTTTACTGGCCATTGCGATTATAGCGGCATTTGGGGCAAACACAACAAATTTAATTATTGCGTTAAGTGTTGGAGCAATTCCGACTTATGCACGTACGATGCGTGCGAATGTCTTACAAATATCAAACTATGAATTTGTTGAATCTGCACGTGCGTTAGGCGCATCTGATAGCTCAATTATTTTCAAACATATCGTGCCAAATGCCATGGCACCAATGATTGTCAAAGCGACACTTACAATAGGTGGCGCAGTCATTTCGACAAGTAGTTTAAGCTTCCTTGGTCTTGGTATTGAGCCACATATTCCAGAGTGGGGCAATATTTTAAAAGTTGGAAGCACGTATTTAGAATCTCATTCTTATTTAGCGATTTTCCCAGGTCTATGTATTATGCTGCTCGTTTTATCGTTCAACTTTTTTGGTGATGGACTGCGCGATGCGTTAGACCCGAAATCAAATTAA
- the leuC gene encoding 3-isopropylmalate dehydratase large subunit produces MGKNIIEKVWEQHVVHREDGKPDLLYIDLHLIHEVTSPQAFEGLRLAGRKVRRTDLCFATMDHNVPTKNLPTINDPIAKKQIMKLAENAKEFGIELADIGHPDQGIVHVIGPELGLTQPGKTIVCGDSHTATHGAFGAIAFGIGTSEVEHVLSTQTLWQLKSPTMEIRVNGELGIGVTAKDIILAIIAKWGIGVGTGHIVEYTGDAIRKLSMEERMTICNMSIEAGAKAGLISPDEKTVEFLRGRRYAPQGETFEEAAKYWLSLASDADCTYDVVLEIDAADIEPIVTWGTNPAMGVGVSQTVPTAADFDNETDKAALDQALQYMDLQAGQKITDIEIQHVFIGSCTNSRINDLRAAAAIVEGQKIAEGVRGIVVPGSWSTKAQAEQEGLHKVFLDAGFEWRESGCSACLGMNEDIIPSGERCASTSNRNFEGRQGAGARTHLVSPAMAAAAAIHGRFVDVRQLQKQEA; encoded by the coding sequence ATGGGGAAAAATATAATCGAAAAAGTGTGGGAACAACACGTCGTACATCGTGAAGATGGTAAACCAGATTTACTTTACATCGACCTACATTTAATACACGAAGTTACAAGCCCACAAGCGTTCGAGGGACTACGCTTAGCTGGACGAAAAGTGCGACGTACAGATCTTTGCTTTGCAACAATGGATCACAATGTACCGACTAAAAACTTACCAACAATAAACGATCCAATCGCGAAAAAGCAAATTATGAAGCTTGCTGAAAACGCGAAAGAATTCGGTATTGAGCTTGCTGATATCGGTCACCCAGATCAAGGGATTGTCCATGTCATCGGACCAGAATTAGGACTTACTCAACCTGGTAAAACGATTGTTTGCGGGGACTCTCATACTGCAACTCACGGGGCATTCGGTGCCATTGCCTTTGGTATCGGAACTTCAGAAGTGGAACATGTATTATCAACACAAACGCTCTGGCAATTAAAATCACCAACGATGGAAATCCGTGTGAATGGTGAACTGGGTATAGGTGTTACAGCAAAAGATATCATTTTAGCCATCATCGCAAAATGGGGTATCGGTGTTGGTACTGGTCATATTGTGGAATATACAGGAGATGCGATTCGCAAGCTTTCAATGGAAGAACGCATGACGATTTGTAACATGTCCATCGAAGCTGGGGCGAAAGCAGGGTTAATTTCACCAGATGAAAAAACGGTTGAATTTTTACGAGGCCGTCGTTATGCACCACAGGGCGAAACGTTCGAAGAGGCTGCAAAATATTGGTTAAGCTTAGCATCAGATGCAGATTGCACATATGATGTGGTTTTAGAAATCGATGCAGCTGATATTGAACCAATTGTAACTTGGGGAACAAATCCAGCAATGGGTGTTGGTGTATCACAAACAGTGCCAACTGCAGCTGATTTTGACAACGAAACGGATAAAGCGGCGTTAGACCAAGCACTTCAATATATGGATTTACAAGCAGGTCAAAAAATTACCGACATCGAAATCCAACATGTATTTATTGGTTCATGTACGAACTCTCGTATTAATGACTTACGTGCAGCTGCAGCAATTGTCGAAGGTCAAAAAATTGCAGAAGGCGTGAGAGGCATTGTTGTACCTGGCTCTTGGTCAACAAAAGCACAAGCAGAACAAGAAGGACTTCATAAAGTATTCCTTGATGCAGGCTTTGAATGGCGCGAATCGGGTTGCTCGGCTTGTTTAGGAATGAACGAAGACATCATTCCATCAGGTGAGCGTTGTGCATCAACATCAAACCGTAACTTTGAAGGACGTCAAGGGGCAGGCGCTCGTACGCACCTTGTATCACCAGCTATGGCAGCAGCAGCGGCAATTCATGGCCGATTCGTAGACGTCCGTCAACTACAAAAGCAAGAGGCATAA